The DNA sequence GGGAGCCGGGCGGCGGACAGGCCGTAGCCGGGGCGGTCGAGGGCGAGCACCGCGTAGCCGAGGTCCGCGGCGAGCGTGAGCAGGGAGGTGCCCGGGTGGGCCTGGCCGTCGAAGTAGGCCGCGCTCGTGCCCGCGCCGTGCAAGGCGAGGACCGTGGCGCGGGGCCGCTCGCCCCGGGGCAGGGCGAGCAGGCCGGACAGGGTGATGCCGTCCCCCGCGGCGAGGGTGACCTGCCGGACGCCGGGCGACGGCGTCCAGGGCGGCAGCGGCACGGGCGGGGCCGGCCGGGGCGCGGGGCCCGCCGGGCGGCGGGCCGCCGACGGCGGGCGCGTGGGGGTCGGCGCGCCCGCCGTCGACGGGGACTGCGGGGCGAGGGCGACCCCGCCGGGCTGCGGCCCGGTCATCCCCGGCTCTCCGCGTACGCCTTGGCCGCGCCGAGGGTGGCCAGGCTGTTGGTGCTGAGGGCCGTGCGCACGTACGCGACCGCGTCCGCCGTCGTCGCGTCGGGGCCGAGGACCCGCGCCACGTTCCCGGTGTCGAGGACGAACGTGTGCTGCGAGGAAGCCGTGACGCCGGACCCGGTGTCGGTGAACGTCCAGTAGCCGGTGTGCAGCGTCATCAGGGCGGGCAGCGTGATCTGCTTGTACGCGATCTTCCGGTGCGGGAACGTCACCCGGTGCGACTTCGTGGTGTGCGCCGAGCCGTCCTTGGAGCGGGTGTCCATCTCCAGCGTCTGGAGGCCGGGGACCGGCTCGTCCAGGCGTACGGAGTCGACGTGCGGGAGCCGCTCGGGCCACAGGTGCGCCTCGTTGATGAAGTCGTACACGTCCTTCGCGGTGCCGTCGATGCGGACGGCGTCCTCGAAGGAGCACAGCAGGCCCTCGTCCTCGGCGGCGAGACCGCGCTCCGCGTTCTCCTTCAGGGCGGCCAGCTCGGTGCGCGAGTTGCGGTCGACGGCCTCGTCGAGCCACGCCAGGCCCGCGGCGTCGACGGCGCGGTAGTCGTGCAGGAGGCGTACCCGGCACTGACCCGACGGCAGGTTCTCGATGATCCAGGCGCCGCCCATGGCCGCCACCGGGGGCGTGCTGACCTCCTGCCGGAAGTCGACGCGCAGCCCGGCCCGGTCCAGGACGCGGCGCGAGGTCCAGTGCTTCACCTCGCCGTTGCCGGTGGCCCAGATGCGGATGCGCTCCTCGCGGTCGTCGCCCTCCACGCGCTCGACGTGGACGGTCGGCGGGAAGATCCGCGGCCAGTTCTCCACGTCCGCGATCAGGCGGTACACGGCATCGGCCGGCGCCGAGACCGTGATCTCGTGCTCGACCTCGCGCACGGTGTGCCCGCCCTCGGCGGCTTCGGCCTGGTGAACGGTGTCTTCGACGTCGTGAACGGTCATGTGTGCTCTCCTCGTCCGGCTCAGAAGTTGCCGAGTCCGCCGCAGACGTTCATGGCCTGCGCGGTGATGGAGGCGGCGGTGTCGGAGGCCAGGTAGCCCACGAGGCCCGCCACCTCCTCGGGCGTCGAGTAGCGGCCGAGCGGGATCTTCGCCTGGAACTTCGCCAGGATCGCGTCCTCGGTCGTGCCGTGCAGGGCGGCGTAGTTGCCGCGGACGTGCTCGGCCATCGGCGTCTCGACGTAGCCGGGGCAGACCGCGTTGACGGTGATGCCGGTCGGCGCGAGCTCGTTGCCGAGGGCCTTGGTGAAGCCGACGACGCCGTGCTTGGAGGCCGAGTAGGGGGCGCCGAGGACGACGCCCTGCTTGCCCGCCGTGGACGCGATGTTGATGATCCGGCCCCGGTCCTTGTGCCGCATCCCGCCGGTGCCCAGGACCTCGCGCGTCATCCGGAAGACGCTGTTGAGGTTGGTCTCGATGATGTCGTCCCACAGTTCGTCGGCGATGTCGGCGGTGGGGCCGCCGCCGGGGCGGCCCGCGTTGTTCACCAGGACGTCGACCGTGCCGAAGCGGTCGACGGCCGCCGTCACGAAGGCGTGGATCGACGCGGCGGAGCGGACGTCGACCACCGCCCCTTCGACGTCGAGGCCGTCCTCGCGGAGCTGCTTGACGGTCGTGACGACGTTGTCCGCGGTACGGGCGCCGAGGAACACGCGGTGGCCCTGCTCGGCGAGGAGGCGGGCGACCGCGAGCCCGATGCCGCTGGTGGCACCGGTGACGACGGCCACGCGCGGGTCCTGCTGGGGCATGTGCTCTCCTTCGGAGAATTCGGTGGGGAGTCGGGGGGGGGGCTCAGGCCGCGTGGGCCGCGACGGCCGCCACGAAGGCGCGCGGGGTGGTCGCGTCGCCGACGACCGACTCGTCGAGTTCGATGCCGTACTCGCGCTCGATGCGGCTCGCGGTCTCCAGGAGGGCCAGCGAGTCGTAGCCGAGCTGCTCGAACTCCGTGTCGGGGACGTCGGCCGCGTCGAGGTCCACGCCCTCGGGCGCTCCGGAGCCTTCGAGCAGCACGCGCTTGAGGTCGTCGAGGGTGAAGGGGGCGGCGGTCATGCCGGTGCTCCTTGGTGGGTGGGTCGGGCTGGTGGGAAGGGGTGGTGCCGGGGCGCCGTCACGCGGCGGAGCGCACGACCATCGCCGAGTTGAAGCCGCCGTGGCCGCGGGCGAGGACGAGCGCGGTGCGCAGCTCGGCGGCGCGCGGCTGCGAGGTCACGAGGTCGAGGCCGTAGCGGTCGGCGGGCTCGACGTGGGCCGTGGGCGGGATCTGCCCCTCCGCCAGGGCCAGGAAGGCGGCGGCCAGGTCGAGGGAGGCGGCACCCGAGTACAGGCGCCCGGTCATGGTCTTCGGGGCGGTCACGGGGACGCCGTGGGGGCCGAAGACGCCGGTGAGGGCCTCGGCCTCCGCCCGGTCGAGGCCGGGGTCCGCCGCGGCGTCGGCGAAGACCACGTCCACGTCCCCGGGGCGCAGTCCGGCGTCGGCCAGGGCGAGTTCGACGGCCTTGCGCAGGCTGCGGCCATCACGGTCGTCGCGGCCGTCGAAGGTGGCGGCGTACCCGGCGATCTCGCCGTACACCCGGGCGCCGCGCTCCCGCGCCGCGTCCGCGCGCTCCATGACGAGCAGCGCGCCGCCCTCGCCCGCGACGTGGCCCGCGGCCCGGTCGTCGAAGGG is a window from the Streptomyces spectabilis genome containing:
- a CDS encoding aromatase/cyclase, whose amino-acid sequence is MTVHDVEDTVHQAEAAEGGHTVREVEHEITVSAPADAVYRLIADVENWPRIFPPTVHVERVEGDDREERIRIWATGNGEVKHWTSRRVLDRAGLRVDFRQEVSTPPVAAMGGAWIIENLPSGQCRVRLLHDYRAVDAAGLAWLDEAVDRNSRTELAALKENAERGLAAEDEGLLCSFEDAVRIDGTAKDVYDFINEAHLWPERLPHVDSVRLDEPVPGLQTLEMDTRSKDGSAHTTKSHRVTFPHRKIAYKQITLPALMTLHTGYWTFTDTGSGVTASSQHTFVLDTGNVARVLGPDATTADAVAYVRTALSTNSLATLGAAKAYAESRG
- the fabG gene encoding 3-oxoacyl-ACP reductase FabG, coding for MPQQDPRVAVVTGATSGIGLAVARLLAEQGHRVFLGARTADNVVTTVKQLREDGLDVEGAVVDVRSAASIHAFVTAAVDRFGTVDVLVNNAGRPGGGPTADIADELWDDIIETNLNSVFRMTREVLGTGGMRHKDRGRIINIASTAGKQGVVLGAPYSASKHGVVGFTKALGNELAPTGITVNAVCPGYVETPMAEHVRGNYAALHGTTEDAILAKFQAKIPLGRYSTPEEVAGLVGYLASDTAASITAQAMNVCGGLGNF
- a CDS encoding acyl carrier protein; the protein is MTAAPFTLDDLKRVLLEGSGAPEGVDLDAADVPDTEFEQLGYDSLALLETASRIEREYGIELDESVVGDATTPRAFVAAVAAHAA